A single Gimesia sp. DNA region contains:
- the recQ gene encoding DNA helicase RecQ — MAETGMDDALLDVLHEYWGYSEFRPLQQAAMTSVLEGRDSLVVLPTGGGKSLCYQAPALCVEGTAVVVSPLISLMKDQVDALRVCGISAACLNSSLDQEEARQVFRDLRAGKIKLLYVAPERLMLESMLSMLAEIKLAYIVIDEAHCVSMWGHDFRPHYRELQELKRIFPQCGIHAYTATATELVRNDIASQLGLQDPELLIGSFDRPNLSYTVARRSNRFSQVCEVIDRHPDEPGVIYCISRADVESLSESLNDAGYETRPYHAGLPDVERAGNQEAFIQDQIDVIVATIAFGMGIDKPNVRYVIHAGLPKSLENYQQESGRAGRDGLEAECVLLYSEQDAMIWQRILEDQPDESKASAFESLQAMQNYCHAFDCRHRYLMRHFGQDLEEDCETGCDLCRGEFKQVDDAQVIGQKILSSIYRQDQNFGASYTAAVLKGSKDKKVLNNGHDQLSTYGLLKGESLATIRSWLNQLMSQGFLTKTAEYQQLRITKSGWQLLKGEATPQLMRTTQDSQAEKSQRSRDKFDNLNWKGVDKGLFEVLRELRKQIAGEKGIQPYMVFGDATLRELARHKPATTAQFLEIWGVGQKKCDDFGTPFLESIAAFENESQD, encoded by the coding sequence ATGGCTGAAACAGGGATGGACGACGCGTTACTGGATGTCTTACACGAGTACTGGGGATATTCCGAATTTCGCCCCCTGCAGCAGGCCGCGATGACTTCGGTACTGGAAGGCCGTGATTCACTGGTCGTCCTGCCAACGGGGGGTGGGAAATCTCTCTGCTACCAGGCTCCCGCACTCTGCGTGGAAGGGACCGCGGTTGTTGTCAGCCCGCTGATTTCCCTGATGAAAGACCAGGTCGATGCGCTCCGCGTCTGTGGCATCTCCGCCGCCTGTCTCAACAGTTCCCTCGACCAGGAAGAAGCCCGACAGGTTTTTCGAGATCTGCGTGCAGGCAAGATCAAACTTCTGTATGTCGCCCCCGAACGGCTCATGCTCGAGAGTATGCTCAGCATGCTCGCCGAAATCAAGCTGGCTTATATCGTCATCGATGAAGCACACTGCGTGAGTATGTGGGGGCACGACTTTCGCCCTCATTACCGGGAACTCCAGGAACTGAAACGCATCTTTCCGCAGTGTGGCATCCACGCTTACACCGCCACCGCAACGGAACTGGTTCGCAACGATATTGCCAGTCAACTCGGCCTGCAGGATCCGGAACTGCTCATCGGCTCGTTCGATCGTCCCAATCTGAGTTACACCGTCGCCCGCCGGAGCAATCGCTTCTCGCAGGTCTGTGAGGTCATCGACCGCCACCCGGATGAACCGGGGGTGATTTACTGTATCTCCCGGGCCGATGTGGAATCGCTGAGTGAGTCGCTCAACGACGCCGGTTACGAAACGCGCCCCTACCATGCAGGATTGCCCGATGTCGAACGTGCGGGCAACCAGGAAGCCTTCATTCAAGATCAGATCGATGTGATCGTCGCCACCATCGCCTTCGGCATGGGCATCGATAAACCCAACGTGCGTTATGTAATTCATGCAGGTCTGCCCAAGTCACTGGAAAATTACCAGCAGGAAAGTGGTCGGGCAGGGCGGGACGGTCTTGAAGCCGAGTGCGTACTGCTCTATTCCGAGCAGGATGCGATGATCTGGCAGCGGATCCTCGAAGATCAGCCTGACGAATCCAAAGCGAGCGCCTTTGAATCACTGCAGGCGATGCAGAACTACTGTCACGCATTCGACTGTCGGCACCGCTACCTGATGCGGCACTTCGGTCAGGACCTGGAAGAGGACTGTGAAACGGGCTGTGATCTCTGCCGGGGAGAATTCAAACAGGTCGACGATGCCCAGGTGATCGGACAGAAAATCCTCTCCTCGATCTATCGTCAGGATCAGAATTTTGGAGCCTCCTATACCGCAGCAGTCTTGAAGGGTTCCAAAGACAAAAAAGTACTCAATAACGGACACGACCAGTTGAGTACCTACGGTCTGTTGAAAGGGGAAAGCCTGGCGACAATCCGCAGCTGGCTCAACCAGCTGATGTCCCAGGGATTCCTGACCAAGACGGCAGAATACCAGCAGCTGCGAATCACAAAGAGCGGCTGGCAACTCCTCAAAGGGGAAGCAACTCCACAGCTCATGCGGACCACACAGGACAGTCAGGCTGAAAAGTCACAACGTTCCCGCGACAAGTTCGACAACCTGAACTGGAAGGGGGTCGATAAAGGGCTGTTTGAAGTGCTCCGCGAGCTACGGAAGCAGATCGCCGGTGAAAAAGGGATTCAACCCTACATGGTCTTCGGCGACGCCACGTTGCGGGAACTGGCTCGCCATAAACCGGCAACCACGGCACAATTCCTTGAAATCTGGGGCGTGGGTCAGAAAAAATGCGATGATTTCGGGACACCGTTTCTGGAATCGATCGCTGCTTTTGAGAATGAATCTCAAGACTAA